The sequence tattataatcttaaacacacctttaattattaatttttaatcctACTACTTTACTTGTATTCAATTTAATCCAACACTAGAAGGATTGAATACCTTTGTTAGACTTGTCTAACCACTTAATAtagtaattattgttttaaaatgcaACTTGACTTAATAGATTAACTTATGAAtagcttttaataaaaataaaaagaaaattgatttgttATAACTTGATTCTTAACATggtaaaatatagtaaaaacctttgattctttttaaaatataatatttttatttttatttttttataaaatataaaaataaattaattgggaTGACTTCGAGTTAATAGACTTGACTCATGGCTATTGTTTCAAGTCAACCCTAGACCTTCAATTTGGCAACCCGACAAATAAACATCTATATCTTATCGACTCCccaaatattaatataagaatttatatataaaaactgatCTGGAAACTTGATAATCATAGATTAAATTCATATTAGCATATGTTAAAAGctcaaactaaaaaacaaaaaatgaaaattttaaataattgttcGAAGTTTTAATTGTTGACAACTATCAATAGAGAAACAACTTGTCATAATTGAGGGTATTATAGAATATGATtataatataggatgttgtaatcattacagttactcatgtatctatcagaataggattctaatataggatgttgtaatcattacagtagaacactgcagtaactgtaatgattacaacatcctatattataattctattctgatagatacatgagtaactgtaatgattacaacatcctatattagaatcttatTCTATAATAGAGGGAACAATATTTAactacattgttttttaaatatatctttaatataCATGAAAATGGAAGGCATTGAAGGTTGATAAATGATGTTAACTAACGTacatatttaaaatcattattgttAAATCACTTACATGTTTAAACATATGccacataaattttaaatttaatattcagaagtatagtaattaaaaattagataaatataTACTTTGAAGATTAGCTTGTaaggtgattttttaaaatatatatctgaaatgaaaacaacaaaataaaaataatatgtataaaaaagatagaataTAGATGAAAAACACTTGAAACAAAAACCGTGGTAAATATTATcttacaaagaagaaaaaagagtatttttttaattaatctattaaaaatatcaatatgttGAGGATCATGTGCAGAAACTTCTCCATCAGCCTTCTCAAgctttaaattaactaaaaactcAGCAGTACAGCTAGCGATCAAACAATCTCTTTCTATatctttttatatcatcactAACAAAAGATTGGAAGTCCCTCCCATCACAAACGATATTACTGTAATTAATGTCGTGAAAATATAAGGTTGGACAGTAGAAAAGAGTTAACTCCATAATATTGCAAGCCCGTCCCAAGTGAACTGATAACACTTTACATACGACATGAGAACAAATTAATCCGATTAGCTACAAGCTGCTACCAAAATAATAGACTTCTGTAAATTTACTTCTGCCCTTTCTAATGCTTAAGGGCAACCCTAAattctaaatatataatattaaagttcAAGTATtactaaacaaattaatttcttcttgtCCCACATCATTAATGAATATAAAACACCATGTTGTACCTCTAATATGGTCTTGGCTTTACAACCTTGGCTACGTTCGGCCACGAATCACggaattttgatgattttctctatctaataaataatgaatgagGAGTCTGTTTTCAAAAGCAAAGACGTTTAATTAGATCGAAGATGTTTAAATTTGACATGATTCAGACagttgtttggaaaaaaaatgatgaaagacCACTGGTATCCATAAGACAATCACCAGGAAATTACTGCATGGCACACAACAAGTCAAGCATCCGCGTTCATgacttttaatgttttaaaagttatgtttgtttttgtatttttaaaaaattaaaaatatattaaaaattttttgttttaaattaatattttttgatatttttaaattattttgatgtgctgatgtcaaaaataatttttttttaaaaaaaacttattttaatatattttaaaataaaaaatattttaaaaaataactacaaccaCTCTCATAAACATATCTTAAATCATCTTGCCCAGCAGTGCGATAAAGAAGAGAGAATTTctccatgttatatatatatatatatatatatatattaggcgAAGCTTCATGAATCCTTTCCATtagataatataataatgtatATATTCCATTAGACAATTTCTCCATTTAGCTGGTTTCCATTCACGCACACTAATAGCGCATAAAAGCATGGCATTCAGTCCTTCTCACAACCAGGTAAGTTGCCTAATTACTAGTAAATGATCAAATCAGTTTCCTTAAGGAATTAATCACCATCAAATTACTTTCTTGCTGGTGtttaagaatcaaaattgatgATCAGAAGGTGGCATACAAATAACTTAAACTGACTCCCAGTCAATAAGGTCTACGCAAATTGTTCAGTGAAGGGGTTACATGCCAACAAAactaatttcaataataataaaaaaaagccttCGCAACTCTTTTAAGAATTGCAGATTGATGATCTTGACGAGACCACCAGTTTCCATAAGGAAATCACCAGGAAATTACTGCCACGTTAAAAATCAAAAGGGCACCCCACAAATCAAAACATCAGCGTACACTACATTTCATGCTTTAACTCAATTTCTCCGGTAGTgcactataaaaaattataatgcttgaaattttattgactgatAACTGATAGAGTTTTGGAATAATTTGCCTGTGTATTGCATTGataatttgatgatttataCAAGTATGAAGGGAGAGTCCTTCGGCTACAAAACAGGAAAATATTTACATTCCATAAATAGAAGATTGTGTTTCTATATTCTAATACACCCCCGTAGTCGAAACGGGAGGTTGCCGGACGTTGAGACTATCCCGGAAATCATCAAAAAGTTGTTGCGGAAGTCCCTTAGTAAAGATGTCAGCAATCTGATAACGTGAAGGGACATGTAGAACACGAACTTTACCACGCACGACTTTTTCCCGCACAAAATGAATATCCATCTCAATATGTTTAGTGCGTTGATGCTAGACTGGGTTGCCAGAAAGATAAACCGCACTGACATTATCACAATATACTAATGTGGCTTTTGAAATGGGACAATGTAACTCCAGAAGTAGGTTACGGATCCAACACGATTCAGAAACAACATTAGCCACTCCCCGGTATTCGGCCTCAGCACTAGACCGTGATAATGTGGGTTGTCTTTTTGCAGACCACGAGAGTAAATTATCTCCAAGGTATACACAATAGCCAGAAGTAGACCGTCTGGTGTCTGGACATCCGCTCCAGTCGGCGTCGGTGTATGAGATAAGAGTATGATCTGATGAGGGATACAGGTGAAGACCAAGATCTAGAGTACCCTGAATATAGTGAATGATGCACTTTAAGGCCGACATGTGCTGTGTTCTAGGGTCATGCATAAATAGATATATCTGCTGAACCGCGTAGGAAATATCCGGCTGCGTAAATGTCAAATACTGTAGTGCTCCAGCTAGACTACGATATTCAGTCGGATCATGATAAGGATTTCCTGAAAAAATGCTGAGTTTAGCTTTTGTGTCCATCGGAGTAGGAGATGGTTTTGAAGAAGACATACCAGCTCGCTCAATGATTTCTTCTGCATATTTCTTTTGTGAAAGAAATAGGCCTCTGGAATATCGTGTAACTGATATGCCCAGAAAATAGCTGATGGGACCCAAATCTTTCATAGCAAACTCAGTGTCAAGTTTCGATATGATAGTTTGCCGAAGAGTAGTAGATGATGCAACAAGAATAATGTCATCCACATATAGAAGGATATACGCCATATCATTACCCTGCCGATAAATGAATAGCGAGTGATATGAAATACTGTGAGAGAACCCCAATACGGCCACATAATCAGCAAACCGTTGATACCAAGCACGTGGGGCTTGCTTAAGCCCATAGAGAGATTTATTTAGCAAACAAACATAATCTGGGTGctctgaatttcggaaacctgGAGGTTGATGCATATAAACTGTTTCGTCGAGATTGCCATGCAAGAAGGCATTCTTGACATCTAGCTGATGAAGACACCAAGATTTAGATAAAGCAATGCTCAACACTGTCCGAATGGTTGCCGGTTTGACTACCGGACTAAATGTCTCCCCACAATCAATCCCCGTTTGCTGACCTGCACCATCACCCACAAGACGGGCTTTATACCGCTCAAATGAACCATCAGATTTCTTCTTATGCCTGAAAATCCATAAACTTCGAATGATATTAGCATTAGACGGACGGGGTACTAAGTCCCACGTCTTATTTTCAATAAGAGCATCGTATTCATCTTTCATGGCCATTTTCCAATTTTGATCATGTAATGCATTAAGGGGATTAGTGGGTAAAGGAGAAATGGATGTTTCAGCCGAAGTATGAAGGTTAAAGAGCTTTCGGGGCTTAACAATACCATGTTAGAATCTGGTAGTCATTTGTGGAGAGTGAAAAGAATGGACAATTTGAGGGGGTTGGGCTGGTGCCTTTGGTGGATGTGGACTTTGGGTCTGTGGTGGAGCAGTGGTGGTAGGGGATTATGCTCGGGGTGATGTGTTTGATGTGCTGGCTAGCTCTTGGCTTGGAGAATCGGGGATGGGGTTGGGGGGTGGTGGTTGTGATACCTGAATAGGACTCGAGGGTTGGGGTGGTGGATCAGCAAGTTGTCCAGGAGGATGATTTGGTGGAGCAGGTGAGTGGAGAAAGGGTAAGAGACCTGCATCTAGAAATTCATAAGTAGGACATGAAGGAGTATGTAATGTAGAGAAAGGGAATGTATTCTCATCAAAAATTACATGCCTGGAAACAAGAATTTTACGACTGGAGAGATCATAACATTTATATCCTCTATGGTTAGAGGGGTACCCTAAAAACACACATGGTGTTGACCGAGCTTGCAATTTATTTCTAGAAGTAGACGGAATAAGAGGATAACATAAGCATCCAAAGACTCGAAGATGAGAGTAGGATGGATCTTTTTGGTAGAGAATTTTTGTGGGTGATTGAAAGGCAAGTTGTTTGTTGGGTAGTATGTTGAGGAGATAGGTGGTCATTTGAAGTGCATGATGCCAAAATGACGCTGGTAGAGATGCATGAGCAAGGATGGTGCGGATGACATTATTGATGGTACAAATTTTTCTTTCGGCTTTTCCATTTTGAGAAGAAGTATGTGGGCAAGAAAAACGGAAAGTCATGCCATGTAATTGACAAAATTGGTGAAAAGATTTATTGTTGTATTCCCCACCATTGTCACATTGGAAACATTTAATATCTCTCTCAAATTGTGTTTTGATATGAGCACGAAAAGCCAGAAAAATGGAGTGCACTTGAGATTTATTGGCAATTGGAGAAGTCTATAGAAAATTCGTAAaatcatcaagaaataaaacataGTAACGATGACCTTCCAAACTAAACCCTCCCATGgcaacatattaaaattcttGATAGAGTTTTGGAATAATTTGCATGTGTATTGCATTGataatttgatgatttataCAAGTATGAAGGGAGAGTCCTTCGGCTATAAAACAGGAAAATATTTACATTCCATAAATAGAAGATTTAGTTTCTATATTCTAATAATAACTACAGGTCACATGCagcaaaaataatttggatattttttcCAAGCTGataaagcaataaaataaaataaaaagttaattggttaaaactattttattgaCTGATTAAACAAGTCAATGGACCATTTACTCATTCTAAGGGGTTTGTAGTAttcattaaggaaaaaaaaacgttaATCGGTAAAAACTACAAATTAGTCTCTAAtctatttttgttgatattgaatccttaatatatttttttgtttttaaaacatgttaatttttagagaataatataaatttatatcttgGACTTTACCTAGcaacttaaacttttaggttgagatgagtctttgacatggtatcagagtcttgattATCAAGCGGTCACGGATTCGAATTTCATCatccatatttatttaataaaaataaaacacattatAATGTGAGCTTGTTCAAGTTCAAAgctcaaagggctttcacttgagagggtgtgttagagaataatataaattatatcttgggacctcacctaatagcttaaactttttaatttgcaagatttgtttctcattattttaataaacttgaaataaaaacattaataagttattttccaacttattttctataacataacaaaacattaaaaaatatttcataacttatttttcataatactattaaacattaaaaaataatttatttttttaaaatttacttcaaaaaacacactaaaaaaaaaaactttctcgACGTAGAATGCTTAGAGGGGAGTGGCTAGAGCCAATTGAGCTCTGGCTGCCTGTGCCATGGGAGGGAGCCAGTGAGGTCACAGCATGGAAGCAGGCAACTGGGCAAGTTACAACTGTTTTGGATCTTAAAGAAATTTGCAGATAATGAGCAGTGGACCCAGCGCCTAACCCATTGCTGTAACGTCGTCTAATGAGTTAACGTGGGAGCCTGGTCCATGTACTCCCCTTGCCCCCACATTGAATTTCTacaaatttcttaaatataagaTTTCGTGCGTAATGAGTTTTTGCGctgcttattattattattgaagatGCTCAGCTAGGGTTTTATGGCAGGGAGAATCacagtttttgttttgtctgtGTTTTAGAACACAGAGAATCAGTTTGCATATCCTTCACTTTTCTGCATCTAGTTATTTGCATAAATTTAGTATTTCTAAAGCATTgagtattataaataaattatataattaaatggaCAGTTTTCTGTAGATTTTACCTATTAAAAAATGATCTCCCTAGCAGCCTTCTATTACCCTCTCACCCTTTGcttgaaataaatattctttttttaaaaaaacgagGACAGGTTGGatagatgatatattttttattaattgaagtcaagtgaattatataattttaaaacttgtctCAGATAAACGAATTCAATTAACAGATCAAATAAATTCAATCTTCttaaatagtttaaattatttttagtataaaatTAGCCCCACAAGTTGGTAGCCAAATGATTTCAACCGGGGGCAAAACCCAAGAAATTAAATACACTTGACTATATACAAAAAGGGAAGTACTTTTAGAAGgacagtatatatatatatatatatattatcaatccTCGAGAAGAACATTGTTTTCTAGAAAGCATGGtcaaattaaattgagtttgataAAACCATACGAGGTAACTAGCTGTATGAGACTAGAgagtttgatatattttttcttggtttagaAAAGACTAAATAGGTGGATAGAGTTATGCATGAAccggaatatatatattttttaatattttaaaaaatattctcaaatgaTAATCCAAGataatttagattaaatttactaaaatataacctaaaatataaaactgaaacaacttacaaataaaaaaacaaagaaaaattgtaAAGCTTGAGGCTTATTaatctaatatcaaaaataaaaaataaaataaaaataatattaaagaagaaaatcagagttaactcaagttaatttgATAAACTTACTATATAAAACcggaataaaaaacaaattcaaaagaaggacatagtgtgtgtgtatatatattgttaGGCGAAGTTTCATGAATCCTTTCCATtagataatataataatgtatATATTCTCTTTGGAGAAGTAACTTCATTTTCACACGTTGCTGTAGTTTTCTATTCATTTTCACACCCCCGTTGTAGTTGCCACGGTCCTCTCACAACCAGGTAAGTTGCCTTACTAGTAAATGATTAAATCAGTTTCCATAAGGAATTAATCACCATGAAAATTACTGCTTGCTGGTGtttaagaatcaaaattgatgATCAGAAGGTCggagaataaaataaatcatattttaaaaattttatctaaaaatttaagttattgagttgtgATATTTCCTTAACATGatattagaattataataatcaAGTATAAGTTCCAATCTCATCATCCAATGATATAGGTAACGGGGGCCCTACAAGAAAATTCTCACTTGAGGGGATGTgttggagaataatataaattatatcttgagattttatctaaaaatttaagttattgaattgaaataattatttgataaataactCTAAATTGTTCAGTGAAGAGGTTACATGCCAACAAAactaatttcaataaaaaaagagagcctTCGCCACTCTATTAGGAATTGCAAATTGAATCAGCTTAAAATGGTTCTGTCCTACTTTCTTGCTGGAGTTTCCATGAGGAAATCACCAGGAAATTACTGCCACGTTAAAAAGCAAAAGGGAACCCCACTCAAAGCATCAGCGTACACTACATTTCATGCTTTAACTCAATTTCTccataaaagtataaaaaattatgaagtttggAATTTTATTGACTGATAACTATAGGTCACATGCTGCAAAATAAttaagcaataaaataaaataaaaagttaattggtttaaactattttattgtttgattaaaCAAGTCAATGGACCATTTACTCATTCTAAGAGGATTGTAGTATTCACTAAGAAAAAAACGTTAATTGgtaaaaaactacaaattagtttctaatctatttttgttgatattaacatattttttttgttctaaaacatattgattgttaaaaaataatataaatcatatcttgaatctcatctaataacttaagcttttgagttgagataattctttgatATAATATCAGAGTTTTGATATCAAGTGATCACGAATTCAAATCTcatcttctctatttatttgataaaaatgaagcacaagataatatgaAAATGTGCAAATTTCAAGCCTAAAGATCAacttgattgctatatattttaatttgaatcttttttttcttcaatttcatcatttaaaacttgatttaatttgatttttatatcaactttgatccttattttttattgttatttatttttctcttatcatttttttaattgaaaatttttatttatcatatttggtccctatattttattgttatttattttatttaaaataatttataaaattgattttgtttttaatttcaacctcactcaatttttttttatctatcagatttgatctttattattttgattgctatttattttatttgaaataatttaatttcatcattctttagcttttttatctatcagatttagtctctattttttaaataaactttttatttgaatatttaaaaacaacatattaaaataatttaaaaatatcacaaatatattaatctaaaataaaaaaaaaattaaacttttttaaaaatactttttatacaAGTGCCAAACACCCATCAGCTCAGACAAACTCTTGCCGAACATAAAAAGTCTTACAATGCTTTGAATTGGTATCCAGACTGAAAGTAAATTTCCATAAAAGCTCGGTTAATAAATATTCTAATTCATAAATactcttttaatttaatgatcttATCTGCCATATTACACCAACTAACAAAACTAGAAAGATTGAAAATAAGAAACACCATCGCTCCATTGAACCGTCGGTTCCTCTCATGGCAACCCATTTCGCCACGTGGTAAATCACTGTCCCTTACCTCAGATCTTGACACTTGTTATCAAAGGAAATCATGACTCCCATGCATCTCGACACGCATTAGATTTCGTGGGACCAATTAACATGCCCCACAGCAAAAAGACAGACGTGTTTCTGCCCTCCACGTGTCCCACAGTGTTTCCACCTGGCAAATATTGTGGGATTTCCTTTTGGGATCTTAGTGGGTCCCCGTTGTATTAGACTTTTTGTTGCAGGAGGTAGGCCCTGGTCGGtggtgtttggatattgtaggtaatcaaaaaaataattattttaattacccaTTTACTTAACAATGCAAACAAAATCATTCTAAAACGTCGGTGCTtacctataattaaaaaacaaaccatggTACATTTTATACAACTATAAAGtcattaactttttatatataaaaaataattatcctaTTTAAAGGCAAGAAATGAACTTGTCAAATGAGGACTTTTCTGGATTTTATAATACCAtcactttaattaattaattatatatatctttcaCTTATGTTAAAGAAACTAAAATGTAATGCATCCTCCAATCCCTATATATACACCCCCTCTCATCCCAAGAACTTCACTCAACCATAACCTTTCAAAGATCAAAGCAATACAGTTTTGTGCAACCTGaaattctctcttcttttcttagTAAACAAAACAACTTGTTTCAAAACCTTTTTGATTTCTCTAGCCAaattaaaacaactaaaaagtTTTGCACATCACATCTTTTGACTACTTGATACCATGGCTCCTGATATTACTGCTACTCTTGCTAACAACACCAACTCCCTTGTCAAGCAAGCTAGCATTTCAAGTTGTGCATATGTTACGTTTTTGGCTGGTGATGGAGACTACTGGAAAGGTGTTGTAGGGTTAGCCAAGGGGTTGAGGAAGGCAAAGAGCAACTACCCTTTGGTGGTAGCTATCTTGCCTGACGTTCCTGAGGAGCACCGGAAGATACTTGCCTCTCAAGGGTGCATGGTGAGGGAGATTGAGCCTGTTAACCCACCGGAGAACCAGACCCAGTTTGCTATGGCTTATTATGTCATCAACTACTCCAAGCTTCGTATATGGGAGGTATGTATGCCTGTATAACACTTAATAGTATTATGTTATATGTAactcctaaatattattttcttttattacagTTTGTGGAGTATAGCAAGATGATATATTTGGATGGTGACATCCAAGTGTTTGATAACATAGACCACCTCTTTGACATGCCTGATGGCTACTTCTATGCTGCGATGGACTGCTTCTGTGAGAAAACATGGAGCAATAGCTCCCAGTACAAGATTGGTTACTGCCAACAGTGTCCCGATAAGGTCCATTGGCCTGCTGAGATGGGTCCTAAGCCTCCTCTCTACTTCAACGCTGGCATGTTTGTTTATGAGCCCAACTTGTCTACATATCATGACCTCCTGGAGACCCTCAAAGTCACCCCTCCTACCCTCTTTGCTGAGCAGGTACATATTTATCTGTCTTGGTCAGAGCTTCTTGGCAGGAAAAATTGATCAGGcagaaattctaaatttaatttccttttcttggCAGGATTTCTTGAACATGTTTTTCAGGGATGTTTATAAGCCAATTCCTTCGGATTACAACCTTGTGTTGGCCTTGTTATGGCGCCATCCTGAGAACATCAATCTTGACAAAGTCAAAGTTGTTCACTATTGTGCTGCTGTAAGTATTCACCATGCAcatataaaacacaaaacattATCCTTTCGGACATTAAGTACTGCTATGCTAACTCTCATGTTACTGCAGGGGTCCAAGCCATGGAGGTACACAGGAAAAGAAGATAACATGGACAGAGAAGACATCAAGATGCTGGTTAACAAATGGTGGGACATTTACCACGACGAGTCCTTGGACTACAAGAATACTGTGGTGGCTGCTGCTGGAGCTGAACTGCAACCATTCTTGGCGGCGCTAGCAGAAGCTGGTATTGCTCACTACATTACCGCCCCATCTGCCGCTTAAAGCTGGTGGATTGTGGAGCTAGTAGCCTTCTAAATTAGTCAAATTGTAGAGGAAAAACAGAGTcttttttagcttcttttttttttgtgacagTTTGCTGGTTGTTAATATCCCCTATATTCATGAAGTGGGATAGTGTTCTTATGAGTTTTCTTCCAAGTGTGGGAGGACCTTAATTCTATCCCTCATTTTGtaaataaaactattattcTCTGTGTGTACACAATTTCTTTATATTGATCTCAAGCATAAATTAATGGCGGCGTAAATTGATCTCGATACGCATCAGAACTTGGAAGGTTTCAAAATTGGAGTTAATTGTCAAATTTGTTACTAAGCAACTGTTGATTAAGTATTTGATTTGCAAGTACAATTTAGAACCAACTTAAAACAAATGTAGAGGAAAATCAGAAAAAGTTACATATCCAAATCAATTAGTATCGATCGGCTGACTCCAAAAGCATGCTAAATGGTACAATAGTGTTGCATGCATGCTCTCTAAAAGTCCTAAGAATAATATTTCTCGAGTTAAATAACACCTCTAGACGAGCATCAACAGTCCTGGCCAAAGGCTTACATAACCAAGTAAATGCAGGCCCTCTATCTTTTATGATgagctgctttttttttttttttttttgtagtttcaaGAATTTGTAGCATTGGATGATCTAGGATGGATGGATCTTCCGCAATAGCTCTCATTAGCTAAGCAGAATCCATCTCTATATCTCCACAGATCATGTGTCAATATTTACATCTAAGActataccatatatatataccttTTAATATATCTATGTGTGTGTGGGCGTGGGTCGATGGGTGGTAAAAAAATAGAGGGTAAATATAGTTACTTTGAATCACATGAAATAATGAATCAATTGTTGAATCACAtggaaaataatatagttttcaCCACAGAATTTTATGTGTCGCAATTCTATAGACAGTACAAATATTGTAGAATATAGCACAATATGAGAGCATGATCATATATTCCAAAAggtcaatttaattaaatatgcagatatcaatattttaaatatttattaaattttttaatgtgtaatATCAATACAAGGATGCttcattaaaatttcaattagaacacaaataaattcaaattaaagaaTACAGCATGGGAGCATGATCACAAGTCAAACTAATCACAACTATACTTCATttcttagtttttaaaatttaaatattaataacaacattttaataagatttattaatatattttaatacaatatcatataaatacaaagatgcattattaaaattataattagaaaaaacaaacttaatcaCAATTGAAACACAAACTAATTTAAACACATCCGTTAAACACTCAATCTTGTCAAATTCACAACCTTAACGAGTATTGATTTTCTtggtccaaaataaaaaatttatcttgctactaaataaatattatccatTTCAAAATCAACCTTAACTAACCTTAGGTAACATGTTTGACCAACTAACCATACTAGAGAGCTTGCAAGACTGCCgacatataaagaaaaaggcCTACTAGATGCTCACGTGGTATTTGTTGTCTGGCACGAGGACAAAATTGCTTAGGTGTGGCTTCGGTATTAATGGTAGGCCTAGGCCGGTGGTACTTAATTACACTTTtactctcacttttttttttttagttttttattttattttattttataatataatcttttttttactacGTTCCCTAAGGAataggataaaataataataatatgaaatatattgtttaaaataaagtaaCAAAATGAAGATGGAaggatattttgttattttgatggaaacaattttatttttctattttatatttctaaagaAGCAGTAGATTAAAattatccaatttttttatttgtgtttggttaatctcttaaaataaaaaaaagatataaacatatttaatttataagcagaaacaaagaaataaaataaatatatctttaaaataattttaaagtaattttatattcttttaaaatatgtatataaaaaaacatatccctTTTCCT is a genomic window of Populus alba chromosome 5, ASM523922v2, whole genome shotgun sequence containing:
- the LOC118034974 gene encoding galactinol synthase 2, with the translated sequence MAPDITATLANNTNSLVKQASISSCAYVTFLAGDGDYWKGVVGLAKGLRKAKSNYPLVVAILPDVPEEHRKILASQGCMVREIEPVNPPENQTQFAMAYYVINYSKLRIWEFVEYSKMIYLDGDIQVFDNIDHLFDMPDGYFYAAMDCFCEKTWSNSSQYKIGYCQQCPDKVHWPAEMGPKPPLYFNAGMFVYEPNLSTYHDLLETLKVTPPTLFAEQDFLNMFFRDVYKPIPSDYNLVLALLWRHPENINLDKVKVVHYCAAGSKPWRYTGKEDNMDREDIKMLVNKWWDIYHDESLDYKNTVVAAAGAELQPFLAALAEAGIAHYITAPSAA